Within the Pradoshia eiseniae genome, the region CATGGTCCCTATCCATGCACGTCCATATAGTATTCCGATAATGATAACTAAATCCCCAGCATGTAATGAAAGGGATGAATTAATTTCAGAGACAAAAAATAGCCTATTGATGCTTAGGCTGCATGCAAGCGTGATAAATACGGCCAAATAATTGTTGTTTTCCACCGCTTCTCTTTTAACGTGCCAGAAATGGTTAATTTGTACGCAGATCAAGATGATAAACAAGTTGATGATACAACTTTCAACAAGGTCATTGATCATATTTTTCTCCCTCTTGAAATAGGTTGGCATATAATGAAGTTTAGTGGAAAATTTATGCAATGTAAATGTAAAATGACATTTTTTTCTAAAAATTCTTACAGTAATATATTTTGTTTTCCTATATTCGAGTCCCTTTTCCTTTCTTCTACATTTTATAATATATTCCATAATATTTTATTGACATAACTGTCCCTTTTTCTATCTCTGCTAAATAGCCATCTTTAGCTCCTTTACCCTCTTTGTCATATCCTCACTTGCCTTCCTGAACTGATCCGTCATCATACAACAAGCTTTCAATATAATTTCCGGCATAGGTTTTTGGCTGTTCATCTAATTGGCATTCCCATTTCCTTAATCACAAAAAATCCTTTATCTTCCATTTAACCAACACTCTTAGATGCTTGAATTTGACTACTCATTACTCTTTCTATCTTCAAGCTAATGATTGCCTCCCATTCAAGTGCAAAAGGAATCTAATAGTTACAGATAGAAATAAGAATAGGAAAGTTTTAAATAAATTGGAGGTGCAAAGTGATGAAATCACTGCTTTTATATATTACCCTACTAGTATTAACAGCATGCCTAATATCCTGCCAAAAAGATGATGAGGAATCCTTCAAATCAATCTATTTAAATAAAGGCATAGATAAAATTGTCATCAAAGATAAAAATATTAATTTTAGAGAAATAACTGATATTGAAAGGATTAACAAATGGACAGCAAATGTTGATGAGCTAAGATTTATACGTGACGAAAACCAGGAAGAACGAGATTTTCTTTTAATTTATGATGGTTGTTCAGTTAAAGCATTTCATCAAAACGAAGAAATTGGTGACTTTAAATTATCGAAATTTAATGGCGTGTACTATAAACGTAACGCCGAGTTTGATAAACAGGTAGAGTTGTTGTGTAAATAGATTCGGCTCATTGAGCATAAATTAATTAACATTCCATACGAACAGCCAAAAAACAAACCATAAAAAAGACAGATTCGACTGAATCTGCCTTAAACCTAAAGGAACTTGAACGAATCAAGTTCCTTTAGCGAAATCTTCTCTATTCAAATAAAGTCAGCTATCCTAGGAGGGAAGATAGCAACCGTTATTCACTAAGTTTTATTTCTCTGTTAGCGTTACTGTGACGGTTTTAACAACACCATCACGATAAAGCTTGATTTTGACGGTATCACCATTCTTTGTTTGGCTGTACAAATATTTTCTAAATTCGCTAAGACTAGATACCTCGGTATCATCAATGGACACAATCACATCGTAGGCTTCGATTCCAGCTTGTGCAGCAGGTGATTCAGCCTCGACCTGTGTGACGACCAAGCCGTTTGTTACATCAGCTGGAAGCTTAAGCTGACGTTCAAGCACATATTGCGGAATCTCCGCAATCGATTGCAAGCCAACACCTACATATGCGCGCTGCACTGAACCATCTGCCAGGAGATCATTAACAATGGTTTTCGCTTCTTGGGACGGAATTGCAAACCCAATACCTTCCACACCATCTGAAGAGATTTTCATGCTATTGATCCCAATGACCTGACCGCTTAGATTCACGAGTGCCCCTCCGCTGTTTCCAGGATTGATAGCAGCATCTGTCTGGATGACATCCATGTCCCATTCACCAGCGGATGTGGATACAGTCACCGTGCGCTGTAAACCGCTTATGATTCCTTGTGTGACTGAACCGGAGAAATCGAGACCTAGCGGGTTTCCGATTGCTAGCACCTCCTGGCCGACACTCAATTTATCAGAATCGCCAAATTCCGCGACCTCTTTGACATTTTCGCTGCTTATTTCCAGGACAGCAAGGTCTGTTAATGCATCTGCGCCGATCAGCTTTGCTTCTACCTTTGTCTCATTCGCTAAATATACTTCTATCGAATCGGCACCTTCAATGACATGGTTATTCGTCACGATATAGGCATGATCGCCATCCTTTTTAAAGATAACGCCAGAACCAGTTCCCGATTCTTTATTTTGTGAGCCCTCTTCCTCTGAAGTTGGCAATCCATAATTATAATAATTTTCCGGGCTCATCTTCTGAATGTTGACCACACCAACGACTGCCGGAGATACCTTATTAATCATCTTAATTGTGTCGCTTGTGGAGACAGAAGTCTCGTCTATTTGCAGTCCATCCTTGTCATCAACCTTGGCAACGGCTGTTTCAACCGATTTCACCGTTCCATCCTCACCGCCGGGCAGGATTCCAGTCAAATCAACAAAGCCGAAATACGAGCCGGAACCAAGAACAATCACTGCACTTAGCAGCGCTGTAACGAGAGGGGTGACCCATCTGCTCTTCTCTTTTGATGTTCTGCTTTCTGCGGGTTCCCTTTCCGTTGGCTTTTCTAGTATAATGGAGTCAACGGATTCCTGGGCAGATTGTTCATAAGTCTCCTTGTCCTTTTGAGCAGAGTTCAGTTCATGATATCCTTGATAGGATAGATAGGTTGGGTTAATTTTATGGCTTCGGTACTCACCGTTTGCTTCATCACTGCTTGTTTCATTAATTGGCCCATGTTCATTTGGCTTTTTTTCCTCCAAATCATCATGTTCATTCCGATTAGTGAAATCCATTCTATTCCTCTCCTTACCTGTTTTGCTTCTTTATATATATAATTACCGCAGACTAGTCATTTCCTTCTAATACTACTATATCCGAGCATTGTGTCAGAAAAATGTCAAACTAATAATTTTTTATGATTCATTTAAAACAAAATGCATGCACCTTGGATCTTAATAAAGCAAATGGAAGCTTATGTCCGAAAGCCTCCATTTACCATATTCTTAATCATCAAAGGGAAGCGTAATGGTAAAAATAGTTCCATCCTGGCTGCTTTCTTTCAGCTTCAAATCGCCCCCCATGGCTCTTGCTAACATTTTACTGAAAGGAAGCCCAAGCCCTAGTCCTCTAACCTTATATTTCTTTTCTTCACCGCGATAGAATCGCTCAAATATCAAATCTTGCTCCGCAGCCGGGATACCAGGTCCGTTATCCTGAAAATCTATTGCCACCCAGTGGGCATCTGCTAAACAGATGGTAATTGTTATCTTGCCTTTCCCTTGAATAGCCTGCCTTGCATTATTGAGCAAATTCAAGAGAATTTGCTGTAGGCGAAGCACATCCGTATATATCTCGATATCTTCATCCGGTTTATCGATGGTTACCTCAATAGGCACATTATCCTGAATAAGGCTCCATTGATAGACCATCTCCTTAAGGCTTTCTCCAATATAAATTGGCTTCTTGTTTACGGGAATCGCATTGGCTGCGAATGAGTTGAAATCAAGCAAATCACTAACCATCTTCTGCAATCGATTCGTTTCCTGTAAGGAGATAGCTAGAAACTCCTTTGCCTCCTCCCCTGTTACAACCTCATCATTAACCGCCTGTAAAAGTCCGCTGATGGAGGTGACAGGGGTCTTCAATTCATGCGTAACACCAGCAAGCAGCTCCGCCCTGATTGATTCTAATTGTTCAAGCTTATAAGCCATTTCTTTAAATGAGTGAACAAGATCATACACCTCTTGCTCCTTCACCTTTTCATTTAATTCGATATCATAATTGCCTGCCTCAACTTGCTTCGCAGCTTTAGCCACATTTTCAATTGGCTTAAGCAAGCGTCTAGAGAGAATATAGATTGCCGCCCAGCCAAGAAGAGCTGCACTAATGACCATCAGGAACAAGAGCTTGTACTCCTGGTCGACTGCTGTCAATTCCTCCTCTGACTGGATGACCACAATCCAGCCAAGTACAGAATCATTCAAGGCTATTGGACGCTTGACCAAATAATAATCTTTTCCGTCAATATTCTTTAACTTCCGTACTTCTTTATTACTTGAAATTAATTTCTGTGAAAAGGAAGAGATATTCAAATGATCTTTTGAGCGGTTCTCCATCAGTATCGATCCATTCGTATCCACAACGTAAATCGATGGACTTCCGCTGAGCTCAAGCAGCTTCTGCCGATTATAAAACAACTCTGCATCGCCGTCTGTCGGAATATCTGTCCCAACTATTTGATCGAGCATGCGTGCGGCTACTTCCTCCGCCAAATAGCGGTCAATGGCGAGATTCTTATTCAACGTCGATTGCCGGATGATGATTCCGGTAACAAAACCGATGATAGTCAAGCCAATAACAAGGGTAACGAGGTATCGAATCGTCCAATAGCGCAGAAGACTAATTCTTTTCTCCTCGTCCTGCTCGTCAGTAAACTTGCCTTTCAAGAGGCCAAATATGTTCGTTAACTTACGCTTATTTTTTATCGTAGACACTCAACTGATACCCCAATCCCCGCAGAGTTTTGATTTCTCCCTCAGTGCTTGGCCAATTCTTCAAAGCCTTCCGAAGCCTCTTAATGGATAAATCGACTGCGCGGTCACTGCCATCATAATCCAGTCCCCATACATGTTCAATCAGCTGGTCGCGTGTAAACAGCTGGTTCGGATGCTGGCCAAAAAAAATGAGCAAAGCGAGATCACGTGGAGTTAAGTCAAGCTCAATGCCATGCAATGAAACCGTATGGGACTTCATGTTGATTGATAAGGAGCCATATTGCTTCCGTTCTTTATCATCAATAACCTTAATGGACCTTCTTAATACAGCCTGTACCCTTGCCACTACCTCATCACCAACAAATGGCTTCGTGATATAATCATCCGCTCCGTCATTCAAGCCTGTAAGCCGGTAGTTCACATCGCCAAGGGCAGTCAGCATTATAACAGGGCACGTGCTTTCTGAACGGATGCCCTTTAGAATATCCCATCCGTTTTTTCCCGGGAGCATCACATCGAGCAGCACCAAATCTGGATTATACCCACGGAACGCATCGAGTGCTTCTTCGCCTGTATACACTTGTTTTGTCTCATAGCCGGCTTTTTTCAAATATGCCTTCAATACTTGGCTGATGGCTATTTCATCTTCAACAATCAATATCTTATGCATCCTGCAACACTCCCTAATAAAAACGAATAGGACAAAAATCCCCGAAGTTTTTCGGAGATCTTTTGTTTACTCTTATCTTACACCAATACTGGCTTTTCTGTATTTGAAACGGTGATTTCGCCTTTGGATAAGCGAATGTTCACGTCAGATATCTTAGATAAATTATGGTCATGCGTAACAACAATGACGCATTTATCTTCCTTATGGGCGAGATCAAGGAATAATTCAATAATCTCACTCGCTGTATCCTCATCTAAATTTCCTGTTGGCTCATCGGCCACAATCAAATCAGATTGACAGCATAGGGCACGCGCAATCGATACACGCTGCTGCTGGCCGCCGCTCAAGGTAAGTACCTTCTGATTGGCCTGTTTCTCATTAATACCGACCTTCTTCAGCATCTCAATCGCATAGGCACGACGATTATCCACCTTCGCTCCCGTGATTTCCATGGCCGTCGTGATATTTTGCAAGGCTGTCATATAAGGAAGCAGATTATAGGACTGGAATACAATCGAGACATATTTGTTCCGAAATTTGGAGTAGCCAATTTTCTTAATATCCTTCCCCTCATACAGCACTTCTCCACCCTTAGGCATATCGAGCGCACTTGCTAACGCAAGGAAGGTTGTCTTCCCGGACCCTGAAGGACCTACAATGGTATAGAAAAGCCCTTTATTAAAGGATACATTAATGTTCTTTAGTATGTCTTGATTTTTATTCCCAAACTTATACCAATAACTTACATCCTTGAATTCCAGTAAATTAGTCATTCATTTCTCCTCCTTAGTCCTGTCTTGAAAGAATCGCTTTAGGCTGCAATCGAAGTACCGATAATGAAGGGATTAATGTCGCGATGACAGCAATCAATAAGCCAATTCCAGCAAGCTTGCCAAGATCAGCCCCCGTTACTTGAACATCAAGATCAACTGCTTGAACATCTGCATCCGCTTGATTATTTGGTTGACCTGGACCGACGAATCCTCTTGGAGGGCCCATTTGCATGCCTCTTCCGCCAAATTCAGTTATATCTGCACGTGAATTTGCAGAAGACTCTTCTTGTTGCGAGAGGAGCTGGTCACCAATCTTATCAGCTACTAAATTACCTGTCAGCGAAGCGATTCCAATCGCAAAGACAGCTATAATAAGAATTTCAACAATAAACTGCCCGATTAATTTCCCTTTTTTCTCACCTATCGCTAGAAGGACACCCATTTCATACTTTCGCTCGCGAATTCCGAGCATCACAATTAATCCTAAAATAATCGCACCTGCAATGGTCACTAAATAAACGATGTTTTTAGAGAAAGAGGCGACATTATTGATTGGCTCTACCATTTGCTGATAAAGACTGTCATTTGCGTCCAATTTATATGTATCTAAATCAATGACATCCATTGCTACTGCATCCTCAATGAATGCATCTGTATCGGCAGGATCTGCCATATAATAAGTTGCACTGTCGATGGTACCCTCATAATCTTCGCCTTTAATTTCATTAGCTAATGTATAAGGAACATAAATTTGATTATACGGGTTCATGGAAGTAAAACTCATTCCCATAGGATCAGTTGATGCGGAGGTCGTTTTGTAGATTCCGATAATCTCTGCTTTTACTGTTTTATCCTCATCGCTAGAAGAGGCAACTGTAATCTTATCACCGACAGATAAATCATTTTCCTCTGCTAATGTTTCTTCCATAATGGCGACATTTTCACCAATATGTTCATCCGAAATATGTGTCCCCTCAATCATTTCTGCATTTCCATCCATAAAATCAGTGGTTGCATCAGTGAAAACCACTCCTTGAAGGGTCACATCTGCATCAGCCATTCCCATATCAGGCATTCTTACACCCATTGGATTTGAATCACTCGCTGTATCATTTGATGAAGCTTCAATCGGATCGAAATTGCTGGCCACAGCCTGTGTGCTAGAAGTGAAATTATAGCCGCTCAATTGTGATAAAGTTGTTAGTGCCTCGGCATCCTCTACCTCAACAGGCGTTTGTGAGAAACGAAATGGCTCACGGCCTTCCTCTGACCCAGCACTTTCTCTTGCCTCTCGCTGCTCCTGCATCATTTTTTCTTGATCAAAGCTCAGTGTCACGGTTCCGCCAAGCTGCTGCTTCGCAAGCTCTGCTGACGTCGTAGCCGCACTCTGGATTGATAATCCACTCAATACCAAAACGCAGATAACCGTAAAGACAAATAACTGTAATAGACTTTTGCACTTCTTTGCTTTTACGCTCAAGAATGCTCTCTTGATAAAGTTCATCTACTTTTTCCGTCCTTCCTCATGTTGTTGCCAGTTATGTAACTAACTTTCTAGCTACTACTTTAAATCGGAAATATGTCAATCAAATGTCATAAAAAATAAACATACGTGAAAATAAATAAAAAAAGGAACCTTCTATCAAAGAAGATTCCTTTACCATTCAGACTATTATTCTGCTAGTGATTTCTCATAAATTTTCAAATGTGCATATGACGCATGAAGAAGGGGTGTCTCCAGATTGTACTGCTCAGCCAGTTCAAGAAGATATCCTTGCAGATGGTCCGCTTCAGTCCTATATCCTTTTTCCATATCACGAAGCATCGAAGACTTCATTTCATATCCTAATGCCTTTATTTTCTCTATCTGCCGTTCTCTCGCACCATCTTCCAAGGGTGCATGATGTTCTTGGAAAATGAGTAAAATCTCATCAAGCAAGCCTTCGATCACACGCATCCCGGAATCAGTCTCTTTAATTATGCCAATCGCCGCTCTCATCATCGTCGTAATGCCGGAGAAGAGCGTGATAAAGAGATACTTCTCCCACATATCCTTCTTAATCATAATGCTGTGGTTAGCACTCATATATGCTCCGCTGCATAAATCAGCAAATCTCTGTGCCCGCTCTGTCGGCTTTCCATCCAGCTCACCGAATACGATATCATGGAATTTACTCGTCTGACGAATAACTCCATCATTTGTTAGAGTTGTCTCAATGAAGCAAAGTCCCCCGAGAACACGCTCTGTGCCAAATGCCTTCTGCAATTCTCCCAAATGAGTCACCCCATTAAGGAGTGGAATGACAGCTGTTCTATCTGAGACATAGGAGGCCATATCCTTAATCGCACTCTCCAAATGATACGATTTCACTGCTAAAAGGACATAATCAAAAGGAGCAGCATCCTCCCCGTTTACTAGCACCTTCGGCCTGCATGTATAATCCCCATGTACACTTTGGATGACAAGTCCTCGCTCCATTAGCTCTTGTTTCCTTCTCTCCCGAACCAGGAAAGTCACATCTGCCCCCGCCTCTGTCAATCTGCCGCCAAAATAACCGCCGATACCGCCTGCCCCAATGATTAAAACCCTCACCATCGCACAACCCCTTTTTATTCCATTTTACACAAAAAATAGCGGCAATGAATAGATTTCTCCATTCATTGCCGCTATTTAGTGCAATCCTCTTATTGAAGTCTGCTTTCCACTTCAGAGCACACTTGATCTGCCGTTAATCCATCTGCATTAATGACAGGACCCTCAATTGTAACATCCTGCATGCCCATCACGTTCTGGTCTATTCCAGAGATGACACAACAGTCACAGTTCGCAGCATCATGTTCATGATTTAGCTGCACTACCTCATGACCTTTATCACGAAGTGCCTGCTGAACATCAGATAAAGATTCTTCTACCCCTATTTTAGCCATTGATTACACCTCCTCCAAGGCTAGGATGTACAGGAAAGGAGGAGAATATTCACTTAGCAAAACATTTTGATTTCGAAATATTACAGTATTATTAATAACTGTCATTTCTATTTACTATTTGTCAAATTAATACTATTATTCTATAAAAAGGGAAAGAATGTGATACTCAATGAAATCTACTGGTATAGTCAGAAAGGTCGACGAACTTGGACGCATTGTTCTTCCGATTGAATTGAGACGTACCTTGGATATTAACATAAAGGACTCCATTGAAATCTTCACGGATGAAGATCAAATTATCCTTCAGAAATACATGCCCGGTAAAGCGTGCATCATTACAGGCGAGGTGAGCAACAACAATATTACACTCGCCAACGGCAAAATCATATTAAGCCCGGAAGGCATGCGCCGTCTTTCAGATGAATTGCATCAAGTCATTAAACAATAAGACTTACTCTTCGTACAGGCGGAAAGATCCGCCTGTTTTTTTATCATGTTCAATAGACTATGTATAATTAAGAAATCGAAACCATAAATGAATGGAAAATATAAAAAAACTGGCCTCAAAAAAATCATGAGGATTTTTTATGGAGGCCAGCTTTTCATTTTAGGCATCAATCGAGATATGTTTGAACTCCGTGACATCGAAGAGTCCATCAATCGTAATCTTACATGCCGGAATAACCGGAAGTGCCAGGAATGACAGGGTCAGGAATGGATTGAAGTCCTGTGAAACCCCTAAGTCAGCTAATACTTGATTCATTTCGCTCAATTGTCCGTAGACAGCATTTGCGCTTTCCATTGACATCAAGCCTGCTATTGGCAAAGCAAGCTTGGCCCGCACTTTTCCTTCACTGACAATGACCAGCCCTCCTCGGCTTTTTTCAAGCTCCTGAATGGCTGCCAGCATGTCTTCATCATTCGTGCCAGTGACAATTAAATTATGAGAATCATGTGCAACCGTCGTGGCCAAAGCTCCTGATTTCAGCCCTAGCCCCTTAACAATTCCGAGGCCAATCTTGCCTGTCGCGTTATGCCGTTCAATAAGAGCAATCTTTAGATGATCAAGATGGGTATCCGATTTGAAGAAGCCCTCCTTTGTCCGATTCGTCTTCTCGATGAGACGTTTGGTGATTAGGCTGTTCGGAATGATGCCAATGATATTTGCTTCTTCCCCCTTCAACTTGATTGTCAAATCCTTCAACTCAATCTTACCGAGGGAAACGGTATTCGCCAGATTATCCGCTATAGCATACGGATAGTCCTCTGGGAATCCCTGGACAGAACCTTCGCTTACGATACATTTCCCGTTCTTATAGACAGAATGGATGGCAACCTCTTCAAGACTATCAAGCATTAAAAAGTCTGCTTTATAGCCTGGAGCAAGCGCTCCTTGATTGTTCAGACGGAAGCATTCAGCCGCATTCAAGGTTGCCATTTGATAGGCCGTCATGACAGGAATACCTTCTGCAATGGCTAATTTGATACAATTATTAATGCTGCCCTCCATCATGACGTCATCCAAATGGCGGTCATCTGTTACAAACAGGCATCTTCTCGCGTTCCGCTCATTAACGGCCCCGATGATCTGCTTCAAATCCTTTGCGACAGTCCCTTCCCGAATCATGAGATACATCCCCTTCTCAAGACGGGCCTTTGCCTCTTCCGCAGTCGTACACTCATGATCCGTATGAATACCGGCAGCCATATATACATTAATGGCTTTCCCAGACAAACCAGCAGCATGACCATCAATCAATTTATGCTGTTTCCTTGCATCCAGCAGTTTCTCAACCATGGAAGGCTCGCTCTCAAGCACGGCTTGATAATTCATGACCTCCGCAAGTCCAAGTACACGCGGCTGTTCATAAAATGGAGCTAGATCCTTACTGTTCAAAATCGCTCCCGCTTCTTCAAATTCCGTAGCAGGAACACAGGATGGAAGCATGAAATACGCATCAAAAGGGAGGCCCTCCGTATGTTCAATCATGTATTGAATTCCATCTGCTCCACATACATTGGCAATTTCATGAGGGTCAGCAATGACAGCGGTCACACCATTCTTCACCTGAACCTTTGCAAATTCCAACGGGCTAACCATTGTGGATTCAATGTGCACATGGCCGTCAATAAAAGAGGGGCTGATGTATCGCCCTGCGGCATTTACTTCTCTTTTGCCTTCGTATTGACCAATACCAGCAATCACCCCGTCGACAATCGCAATATCTCCATGCTGAATCTCACCGGTAAATACATTCAAAATTTTGCCGTCTTTAACAACAAGATCTGCCGGCTCCTTTCCTGAAGCTACATTGATTCGTCTTTTCATTAAGCTGTAATCCATCCTAATCACCCTTTTTCTATGTTAGTAATCTCTTAAGATGTAATAATGAAATAAATTTAACCTACTATAACACATAATAAGGAGCAATGAGAATTGCTTATTTTCTATATTTTCAACTATTAAGACACCCTAATAGTCGGTCAATGGACTGTCCAAGCTCAGCCTCTGCTATCCCGGCAAAACCAAGCACGATGGTTGGAGGAAAATCCTCCTTCACGATAGAATAATCAGAAAGAGTGTGCAGGAGAATCCCTTTCTCCCTTGCCCGTTCCTTTATTTGCTCCTCATTCATCCCATTATGGACAACAAGTGCAATATGAAGGCCTGATTTCTCGCCGATTACGGAAAGAATTTCCCTATGAGGCTTCAAATGTTCTAGTACTATTTCTAATTTCCTACGATACACCTTCCGCATCCGGTTCAGATGACGCTCAAATTCCCCATCACGCATAAAACGAGCTAGAAGATGCTGATCCATCCTCGATACGGAGGAATGCCCGAATCCTGCTTCTTGATAGCGGGAAAGTAATTCATCTGGCAGAACCATGAAGCTAATACGAATGGACGGCATTAAGGATTTGGAGAAGGAACCGAAATAAATCACCTTCCCAAAGCTGTCCATGCTTGCAAGTGAGGGAATAGATTTGCCGCTATAGCGGAATTCACTGTCATAATCATCCTCGATAATGAACCTCTCCTTCGATTCAGCTGCCCATGAAAGCAATTGAA harbors:
- a CDS encoding S1C family serine protease translates to MDFTNRNEHDDLEEKKPNEHGPINETSSDEANGEYRSHKINPTYLSYQGYHELNSAQKDKETYEQSAQESVDSIILEKPTEREPAESRTSKEKSRWVTPLVTALLSAVIVLGSGSYFGFVDLTGILPGGEDGTVKSVETAVAKVDDKDGLQIDETSVSTSDTIKMINKVSPAVVGVVNIQKMSPENYYNYGLPTSEEEGSQNKESGTGSGVIFKKDGDHAYIVTNNHVIEGADSIEVYLANETKVEAKLIGADALTDLAVLEISSENVKEVAEFGDSDKLSVGQEVLAIGNPLGLDFSGSVTQGIISGLQRTVTVSTSAGEWDMDVIQTDAAINPGNSGGALVNLSGQVIGINSMKISSDGVEGIGFAIPSQEAKTIVNDLLADGSVQRAYVGVGLQSIAEIPQYVLERQLKLPADVTNGLVVTQVEAESPAAQAGIEAYDVIVSIDDTEVSSLSEFRKYLYSQTKNGDTVKIKLYRDGVVKTVTVTLTEK
- a CDS encoding HAMP domain-containing sensor histidine kinase, whose protein sequence is MSTIKNKRKLTNIFGLLKGKFTDEQDEEKRISLLRYWTIRYLVTLVIGLTIIGFVTGIIIRQSTLNKNLAIDRYLAEEVAARMLDQIVGTDIPTDGDAELFYNRQKLLELSGSPSIYVVDTNGSILMENRSKDHLNISSFSQKLISSNKEVRKLKNIDGKDYYLVKRPIALNDSVLGWIVVIQSEEELTAVDQEYKLLFLMVISAALLGWAAIYILSRRLLKPIENVAKAAKQVEAGNYDIELNEKVKEQEVYDLVHSFKEMAYKLEQLESIRAELLAGVTHELKTPVTSISGLLQAVNDEVVTGEEAKEFLAISLQETNRLQKMVSDLLDFNSFAANAIPVNKKPIYIGESLKEMVYQWSLIQDNVPIEVTIDKPDEDIEIYTDVLRLQQILLNLLNNARQAIQGKGKITITICLADAHWVAIDFQDNGPGIPAAEQDLIFERFYRGEEKKYKVRGLGLGLPFSKMLARAMGGDLKLKESSQDGTIFTITLPFDD
- a CDS encoding response regulator transcription factor; this translates as MHKILIVEDEIAISQVLKAYLKKAGYETKQVYTGEEALDAFRGYNPDLVLLDVMLPGKNGWDILKGIRSESTCPVIMLTALGDVNYRLTGLNDGADDYITKPFVGDEVVARVQAVLRRSIKVIDDKERKQYGSLSINMKSHTVSLHGIELDLTPRDLALLIFFGQHPNQLFTRDQLIEHVWGLDYDGSDRAVDLSIKRLRKALKNWPSTEGEIKTLRGLGYQLSVYDKK
- a CDS encoding ABC transporter ATP-binding protein; the protein is MTNLLEFKDVSYWYKFGNKNQDILKNINVSFNKGLFYTIVGPSGSGKTTFLALASALDMPKGGEVLYEGKDIKKIGYSKFRNKYVSIVFQSYNLLPYMTALQNITTAMEITGAKVDNRRAYAIEMLKKVGINEKQANQKVLTLSGGQQQRVSIARALCCQSDLIVADEPTGNLDEDTASEIIELFLDLAHKEDKCVIVVTHDHNLSKISDVNIRLSKGEITVSNTEKPVLV
- a CDS encoding ABC transporter permease; its protein translation is MNFIKRAFLSVKAKKCKSLLQLFVFTVICVLVLSGLSIQSAATTSAELAKQQLGGTVTLSFDQEKMMQEQREARESAGSEEGREPFRFSQTPVEVEDAEALTTLSQLSGYNFTSSTQAVASNFDPIEASSNDTASDSNPMGVRMPDMGMADADVTLQGVVFTDATTDFMDGNAEMIEGTHISDEHIGENVAIMEETLAEENDLSVGDKITVASSSDEDKTVKAEIIGIYKTTSASTDPMGMSFTSMNPYNQIYVPYTLANEIKGEDYEGTIDSATYYMADPADTDAFIEDAVAMDVIDLDTYKLDANDSLYQQMVEPINNVASFSKNIVYLVTIAGAIILGLIVMLGIRERKYEMGVLLAIGEKKGKLIGQFIVEILIIAVFAIGIASLTGNLVADKIGDQLLSQQEESSANSRADITEFGGRGMQMGPPRGFVGPGQPNNQADADVQAVDLDVQVTGADLGKLAGIGLLIAVIATLIPSLSVLRLQPKAILSRQD
- a CDS encoding ketopantoate reductase family protein codes for the protein MRVLIIGAGGIGGYFGGRLTEAGADVTFLVRERRKQELMERGLVIQSVHGDYTCRPKVLVNGEDAAPFDYVLLAVKSYHLESAIKDMASYVSDRTAVIPLLNGVTHLGELQKAFGTERVLGGLCFIETTLTNDGVIRQTSKFHDIVFGELDGKPTERAQRFADLCSGAYMSANHSIMIKKDMWEKYLFITLFSGITTMMRAAIGIIKETDSGMRVIEGLLDEILLIFQEHHAPLEDGARERQIEKIKALGYEMKSSMLRDMEKGYRTEADHLQGYLLELAEQYNLETPLLHASYAHLKIYEKSLAE
- a CDS encoding YkuS family protein; the protein is MAKIGVEESLSDVQQALRDKGHEVVQLNHEHDAANCDCCVISGIDQNVMGMQDVTIEGPVINADGLTADQVCSEVESRLQ
- a CDS encoding AbrB/MazE/SpoVT family DNA-binding domain-containing protein, with product MKSTGIVRKVDELGRIVLPIELRRTLDINIKDSIEIFTDEDQIILQKYMPGKACIITGEVSNNNITLANGKIILSPEGMRRLSDELHQVIKQ
- the ade gene encoding adenine deaminase, with product MDYSLMKRRINVASGKEPADLVVKDGKILNVFTGEIQHGDIAIVDGVIAGIGQYEGKREVNAAGRYISPSFIDGHVHIESTMVSPLEFAKVQVKNGVTAVIADPHEIANVCGADGIQYMIEHTEGLPFDAYFMLPSCVPATEFEEAGAILNSKDLAPFYEQPRVLGLAEVMNYQAVLESEPSMVEKLLDARKQHKLIDGHAAGLSGKAINVYMAAGIHTDHECTTAEEAKARLEKGMYLMIREGTVAKDLKQIIGAVNERNARRCLFVTDDRHLDDVMMEGSINNCIKLAIAEGIPVMTAYQMATLNAAECFRLNNQGALAPGYKADFLMLDSLEEVAIHSVYKNGKCIVSEGSVQGFPEDYPYAIADNLANTVSLGKIELKDLTIKLKGEEANIIGIIPNSLITKRLIEKTNRTKEGFFKSDTHLDHLKIALIERHNATGKIGLGIVKGLGLKSGALATTVAHDSHNLIVTGTNDEDMLAAIQELEKSRGGLVIVSEGKVRAKLALPIAGLMSMESANAVYGQLSEMNQVLADLGVSQDFNPFLTLSFLALPVIPACKITIDGLFDVTEFKHISIDA